A genome region from Alicyclobacillus acidocaldarius subsp. acidocaldarius DSM 446 includes the following:
- the ptsP gene encoding phosphoenolpyruvate--protein phosphotransferase — protein sequence MGKVYRGVAASDGVAVAKAWLIAPSEPSVERVEVADPQAEWARVERAIAAAKEELEALRQTALDKLGEAEAQLFVAHAQMLDDPELTGQIRQAIEAERVNAEWAVKSVIDTLVGLFDALDDEYMRQRAADVRDVGSRLLRHLQGGEGASLAVLAEPVVLVARDLAPSDTVQLDPALVRAFVTDIGGRTSHTAIMARSLGIPAVVGLGDITANVQAGQVLAVDGSEGLVVVEPDEAELARFSAQVERQQGERSRLAALRDAESITPDGRRVEIAGNIGTPAEVAQVLAQGGEGIGLFRSEFLYMNRDAAPTEEEQFAAYKEVAEAMAGRPVIVRTLDVGGDKGIPYLGLPHEDNPFLGYRAIRVCLDQRELFAAQLRAILRASHYGKLRVMFPMIATVEEVRAAKRELEAAKQALREEGVPFDEDIEVGIMIEIPAAAVMADRLAKEVDFFSIGTNDLVQYTLACDRLNERIAHLYQPLNPSVLRLVKMVIDGAHAQGKWVGMCGELAGDPRATAILLGLGLDEFSMSAGSILKVRDVVRNTRYEDAKALAARALEADTEADVLRLVEGLRS from the coding sequence ATGGGCAAGGTGTATCGCGGCGTTGCCGCATCGGACGGGGTGGCGGTGGCCAAAGCGTGGCTCATCGCCCCGAGTGAGCCGTCCGTCGAGCGCGTGGAGGTGGCAGATCCTCAGGCGGAGTGGGCGCGCGTCGAGCGGGCCATCGCCGCCGCGAAAGAGGAGCTCGAAGCGCTGCGCCAGACGGCCTTGGACAAGTTGGGCGAGGCGGAAGCGCAGCTTTTTGTCGCGCACGCGCAGATGCTTGACGATCCCGAACTCACGGGGCAGATTCGCCAAGCCATTGAGGCGGAGCGCGTCAACGCCGAGTGGGCGGTGAAGAGCGTGATCGACACGCTGGTGGGCCTGTTCGACGCGCTTGACGATGAATATATGCGCCAGCGCGCGGCGGACGTCCGCGATGTGGGCAGCCGCCTGCTCCGCCATCTCCAGGGTGGGGAGGGGGCGAGCCTCGCGGTTCTTGCCGAGCCCGTCGTCCTGGTGGCGCGCGATCTCGCCCCGTCCGACACCGTCCAACTGGATCCCGCGCTCGTTCGCGCGTTTGTGACGGACATCGGCGGGCGCACCTCGCACACCGCCATCATGGCGAGATCGCTCGGCATTCCGGCGGTGGTGGGGCTCGGGGACATCACGGCCAACGTGCAGGCTGGGCAGGTGCTCGCCGTCGACGGGAGCGAAGGACTCGTCGTCGTGGAGCCGGACGAGGCGGAGTTGGCGCGCTTCTCGGCGCAAGTGGAGCGGCAGCAGGGGGAGCGCTCGCGCCTCGCGGCGCTGCGCGACGCCGAATCCATCACACCGGACGGCCGCAGGGTCGAGATCGCCGGGAACATCGGCACGCCCGCCGAAGTGGCGCAGGTGTTGGCCCAGGGCGGGGAAGGGATAGGACTCTTCCGCTCCGAATTCCTGTATATGAATCGCGATGCGGCGCCGACGGAGGAAGAGCAGTTTGCGGCGTACAAGGAAGTCGCGGAGGCCATGGCTGGGCGCCCGGTCATTGTCCGCACGCTCGACGTCGGCGGCGACAAGGGCATCCCGTACTTGGGCCTGCCGCACGAGGACAACCCGTTCCTCGGGTATCGGGCCATCCGCGTCTGCCTGGATCAAAGGGAACTGTTTGCGGCGCAGCTCCGCGCCATCCTACGCGCGTCGCACTACGGCAAGCTGCGCGTGATGTTCCCGATGATCGCGACGGTGGAGGAGGTGCGGGCGGCCAAGCGCGAACTCGAGGCGGCGAAGCAGGCGCTGCGCGAGGAAGGCGTGCCGTTCGACGAGGACATCGAAGTGGGCATCATGATCGAAATTCCCGCTGCGGCCGTCATGGCGGATCGCCTGGCAAAAGAAGTCGACTTTTTCTCTATCGGTACGAACGATCTCGTCCAGTACACGCTGGCGTGCGATCGGCTGAACGAGCGGATCGCCCATTTGTATCAGCCGCTCAACCCGAGCGTGTTGCGGCTGGTGAAGATGGTGATTGACGGGGCGCACGCGCAGGGCAAGTGGGTCGGCATGTGCGGCGAACTGGCGGGGGATCCGCGCGCGACCGCGATTCTTCTTGGCCTGGGACTGGACGAATTCAGCATGAGCGCCGGATCCATCCTCAAGGTGCGCGACGTCGTGCGCAACACGCGCTACGAGGACGCGAAGGCGTTGGCGGCTCGGGCGCTGGAGGCGGATACCGAGGCGGATGTGCTGAGACTCGTGGAAGGCTTACGCTCTTGA
- a CDS encoding amidase, producing the protein MWSLFTDYDALGLAELVRSKQVHPRELVQAAIERIEALNPKLNAVIYKRYEKAIAEAEAVPADTPLAGVPMLAKDVHQEIQGEPMTFGSKAYASHIAEEDSHFVRQFKRAGAIFLGITNVPEFALMAITEPAHYGPTRNPWDLRVTPGGSSGGSAAAVAAGMVPMAGASDGGGSIRIPAAYCGLFGLKPTRGRTPVGPKLGRHWLGASVNHVLTRSVRDSAAALDCLVMEEKAAAFMAPRSAERYLDVIHRPLPKRLRIAFTTESPLGTKVHPECAEAVVRAVRFLETLGHEVEERTAPVDGRQVAKSYIWMYFGEVGAQLQSLRAILGRHPRPSDVEPVTWLLGSLGRSVSAADFVASVREWDRAAAQMEAFHETYDFYITPTTAMPPARIGELSLKRSEAKLALWSHRWGIARLLQRAGIVDKLVETSLMRTPFTQLANLTGQPAMSLPLYRSSTGVPLGVQVVAARGREDLLLQLASLLEQTSLWVDLKDNPPIREGHSLSSHDV; encoded by the coding sequence GTGTGGAGCTTGTTCACGGACTACGATGCGCTGGGACTTGCTGAGCTGGTGCGGAGCAAACAAGTCCATCCGCGAGAGCTCGTTCAGGCGGCTATCGAGCGCATCGAAGCACTGAATCCAAAGCTGAACGCCGTCATTTATAAGCGGTACGAGAAGGCTATCGCCGAGGCGGAGGCTGTCCCTGCGGATACACCCTTGGCAGGCGTCCCGATGCTTGCCAAGGATGTGCACCAGGAAATCCAGGGCGAGCCGATGACGTTCGGTTCCAAGGCGTATGCGTCTCATATCGCCGAGGAAGATTCCCACTTTGTTCGGCAGTTCAAACGAGCCGGAGCCATCTTCTTAGGCATCACCAACGTGCCTGAATTTGCTCTCATGGCGATCACGGAGCCAGCGCACTATGGTCCGACGCGGAATCCCTGGGACCTTCGGGTGACACCCGGAGGATCGAGCGGCGGTTCCGCTGCCGCGGTCGCGGCGGGCATGGTGCCTATGGCGGGGGCGAGCGACGGCGGAGGTTCCATTCGCATCCCTGCGGCGTATTGCGGCCTGTTTGGACTGAAGCCGACGCGCGGCCGGACACCTGTGGGGCCTAAGCTCGGCCGCCATTGGCTCGGTGCGTCGGTCAACCACGTATTGACGCGAAGCGTGCGAGACAGTGCGGCCGCATTGGACTGTCTGGTGATGGAGGAGAAGGCGGCGGCGTTCATGGCGCCGAGATCGGCCGAGCGATACCTTGACGTGATCCACCGCCCGTTGCCGAAACGTCTGCGCATCGCGTTTACCACGGAATCTCCGCTCGGCACGAAGGTTCACCCGGAGTGCGCCGAGGCGGTGGTACGCGCGGTGCGCTTCCTCGAAACGCTGGGCCATGAGGTCGAAGAGCGAACGGCGCCGGTCGACGGACGGCAGGTGGCCAAGAGCTACATATGGATGTATTTCGGCGAGGTGGGCGCGCAGCTCCAATCCCTTCGAGCCATCCTGGGGCGCCACCCTCGGCCGAGTGACGTGGAACCCGTCACGTGGTTGCTTGGATCTCTGGGGAGATCTGTATCAGCAGCGGACTTTGTCGCCAGCGTCCGAGAGTGGGACAGGGCTGCTGCGCAGATGGAAGCGTTCCACGAAACGTACGACTTCTATATCACGCCGACGACGGCCATGCCGCCCGCGCGCATTGGCGAACTGTCGCTCAAACGTAGCGAGGCGAAACTCGCTCTGTGGTCGCACCGATGGGGCATCGCGCGGCTGCTGCAGCGGGCCGGGATCGTGGACAAGCTCGTGGAGACAAGCCTCATGAGAACTCCATTCACCCAGCTTGCCAATCTAACGGGTCAGCCGGCGATGTCGCTGCCGCTCTACAGGTCCTCGACGGGCGTTCCGCTCGGCGTGCAAGTCGTGGCGGCGCGCGGGCGGGAAGACCTTCTTCTTCAACTCGCATCCTTGTTGGAACAGACGAGCCTCTGGGTGGACTTGAAGGACAACCCTCCCATCCGCGAAGGCCACAGTCTTTCCTCTCATGATGTCTGA
- a CDS encoding HPr family phosphocarrier protein yields MAMAQREIELKNPSGLHARPASLFVAEANKFQSEIFLEAKGKRINAKSILGLLSLAIGQGTVIKIEAEGEDAEQAVTALCDLVASGFGE; encoded by the coding sequence ATGGCGATGGCACAGCGAGAGATCGAACTGAAAAACCCTTCCGGGCTGCATGCTCGGCCGGCTTCGCTGTTTGTGGCGGAGGCGAACAAGTTTCAATCGGAGATTTTCTTAGAGGCGAAGGGCAAGCGGATCAACGCCAAGAGCATTCTCGGGCTGTTGTCGCTCGCCATCGGGCAAGGCACCGTCATCAAGATTGAGGCCGAGGGCGAGGACGCAGAACAGGCCGTCACAGCGCTGTGCGATCTCGTCGCGTCCGGGTTCGGCGAGTGA
- a CDS encoding mannitol-1-phosphate 5-dehydrogenase encodes MRRALHFGAGNIGRGFIGWLLAEAGFQVTFADVVPGLVNELAAKRSYRVIELGEEKRVVEVQGVDACLLGSERCIELAATSDWITTAVGVRHLEGVAAVLVEGFRRRMQAGREGDVIVIACENAVRATSQLRHHVERLADDALREFLDACVRFLDAAVDRIAPNREGHAEDALDAVVESYYEWVVEASPVPGAPHGISWVSDLDPYLERKLYLVNGAHAAIAYLAHLRGITTIGEALSRKDIEEHAARFQEEAAHGLAHRHAAFDVADLAAYAEKVRTRFANPYVVDHVARVARDPLRKLAPGERLVGPLVAAAEAGSETTAIERAIASALYYVDENDEASVELQRRIATDGVEQVARAVCGLEGPRLRGVMAAYRELQAEIH; translated from the coding sequence ATGAGGCGGGCGCTCCACTTTGGCGCGGGCAACATCGGCCGCGGTTTCATCGGCTGGTTGCTCGCGGAGGCCGGATTTCAGGTGACGTTTGCGGATGTCGTGCCGGGTCTCGTGAACGAGCTTGCGGCGAAGCGCAGTTACCGCGTCATTGAGCTCGGCGAGGAAAAGCGCGTCGTCGAGGTGCAAGGCGTGGACGCGTGCCTGCTCGGCTCGGAGCGGTGCATCGAGCTTGCGGCGACGAGCGATTGGATCACGACGGCGGTCGGCGTTCGCCATCTGGAAGGCGTGGCCGCGGTGTTGGTGGAGGGGTTCCGCCGGCGCATGCAGGCGGGCCGAGAGGGCGACGTGATCGTCATTGCGTGTGAAAACGCGGTGCGCGCGACGTCCCAACTGCGCCATCACGTCGAGCGGCTGGCGGACGACGCGTTGCGCGAATTCCTGGATGCGTGCGTGCGCTTCCTCGATGCCGCGGTGGATCGCATCGCTCCGAACCGCGAAGGACACGCGGAGGATGCGCTGGACGCCGTGGTCGAGTCGTACTACGAGTGGGTCGTGGAGGCAAGTCCCGTGCCCGGCGCGCCGCACGGCATTTCGTGGGTCTCGGATCTCGATCCGTATCTAGAGCGCAAGCTGTACCTCGTGAACGGCGCGCACGCCGCCATTGCGTATCTCGCGCATTTGCGCGGCATCACGACCATCGGCGAGGCGCTCTCGCGCAAGGACATCGAGGAGCACGCCGCGCGATTCCAGGAGGAAGCGGCGCACGGACTGGCGCATCGGCACGCCGCATTCGATGTCGCCGATCTCGCCGCGTACGCCGAGAAGGTGCGGACGCGTTTCGCGAACCCGTACGTGGTCGATCACGTCGCACGCGTCGCGCGCGATCCGCTGCGCAAGCTGGCGCCAGGCGAGCGCCTTGTGGGCCCCCTCGTGGCGGCAGCCGAAGCGGGCAGCGAAACGACGGCCATCGAGCGCGCCATCGCGTCCGCGCTGTACTACGTGGACGAGAACGACGAGGCTTCGGTGGAGTTGCAGCGGCGAATTGCAACCGACGGCGTGGAACAGGTGGCTCGCGCGGTGTGCGGCCTCGAGGGGCCGCGGCTTCGCGGCGTGATGGCCGCGTACAGAGAGCTTCAAGCCGAAATCCATTAA
- a CDS encoding RNA polymerase sigma factor, translating to MNGELSDDMLLAAIARGQRDALEALYDRFARLVYSFAYRVTGNVSHAEEIVQDVFVKVWRQAHAYNPALGKVSTWLLTIARRSAIDLHRRERRQQHESGEELFPILPDHAPTPDRVAEQSDLRSRIRQALAKLPEEQRQVVEWMYFQGYTQNEIAERFGWSLGTVKSRARLAMQKLRDELQSVGWEVEGRG from the coding sequence ATGAACGGTGAGCTGTCCGACGACATGCTGCTTGCCGCCATCGCGCGCGGGCAGCGCGATGCGCTCGAGGCGCTCTACGATCGATTTGCGCGCCTCGTGTACAGCTTCGCCTACCGCGTGACGGGAAACGTCTCGCACGCCGAAGAAATCGTGCAGGACGTGTTTGTCAAGGTGTGGCGTCAGGCGCATGCCTACAATCCCGCGCTGGGCAAGGTCTCCACATGGCTTTTGACCATCGCGCGCCGATCCGCCATCGATCTCCACCGCCGCGAGCGGCGCCAACAGCACGAGTCGGGCGAAGAGCTGTTTCCCATCTTGCCGGATCACGCGCCCACCCCGGATCGCGTGGCGGAGCAGAGTGATTTGCGATCACGGATCCGACAGGCGCTCGCCAAGCTCCCCGAGGAGCAGCGGCAGGTCGTGGAGTGGATGTACTTTCAAGGGTATACGCAAAACGAGATCGCGGAACGATTCGGTTGGTCGCTCGGGACTGTGAAGAGCCGCGCTCGGCTGGCCATGCAGAAGCTGCGCGATGAATTGCAGAGCGTCGGATGGGAGGTGGAGGGCCGTGGCTGA
- a CDS encoding anti-sigma factor, protein MADKVCELCALYVLGGLDEADRRAFEEHLATCPDCQAELAEMKPIADAMLYDFDEMSPPPELRQRVLTAVFAEADAENDAKGASPSPWASKDGGAPRDRVTDDRGAFESSSAFEPTPDSKPTTEAWSARRERRRIRTWWMAPWAALVLVAAGLGWSLHRVAPYQTIGEVKTQVQLAPTAGMGSAQMWVIASPQGKEMLIRFHGLKRPVGSQVYQVWVIHDGQPPQSAGVFVPDAQGNAVFASLMPNEPVNVVAVTLEPKAIDVRPLGTMVFKAQLST, encoded by the coding sequence GTGGCTGACAAGGTGTGCGAACTGTGTGCGCTCTACGTCCTCGGCGGGTTGGACGAAGCCGACCGCCGCGCGTTCGAGGAACATCTGGCCACTTGCCCTGACTGCCAGGCCGAACTGGCCGAGATGAAGCCCATCGCCGACGCCATGCTGTACGACTTCGACGAGATGTCGCCGCCGCCCGAGTTGCGCCAGCGCGTCCTGACAGCCGTCTTTGCGGAGGCGGACGCGGAAAACGACGCGAAGGGCGCGTCCCCATCGCCGTGGGCCTCGAAGGATGGCGGAGCGCCGCGTGACCGCGTGACGGACGACCGGGGTGCGTTTGAATCCTCATCGGCGTTCGAACCCACACCTGACTCGAAACCGACCACCGAAGCTTGGTCGGCGCGCCGAGAGCGGCGCCGAATTCGGACGTGGTGGATGGCGCCGTGGGCCGCGCTGGTGCTCGTCGCGGCAGGGCTCGGCTGGTCGCTGCATCGCGTCGCTCCTTACCAAACGATTGGTGAAGTGAAGACCCAGGTTCAGCTCGCGCCGACGGCAGGGATGGGCAGCGCGCAGATGTGGGTCATTGCTTCACCTCAGGGTAAAGAGATGCTCATCCGTTTTCACGGTTTGAAGCGACCGGTCGGATCGCAGGTCTACCAGGTCTGGGTGATTCACGACGGCCAGCCGCCTCAATCCGCCGGCGTGTTTGTCCCGGACGCGCAGGGGAACGCCGTGTTTGCCTCGCTGATGCCGAATGAACCTGTGAATGTGGTCGCGGTCACGCTGGAGCCGAAAGCCATCGACGTGCGACCGCTTGGCACCATGGTGTTCAAGGCGCAGCTTTCCACGTGA